Proteins encoded in a region of the Malaciobacter mytili LMG 24559 genome:
- a CDS encoding class I SAM-dependent methyltransferase, whose protein sequence is MSCSMNDNQAFNEMMVHIPLCTHKEPSNILIIGQTSPALKKEAEKHNANIEYGDITFLNSKNEKNIDAIILTDVKLDELVLANIDRILKDDGLITFSTQSFQSDEDKLKEDLQLVGSKFWIAMPFRFGHNTSIIASKKYHPTADLVLQRSDLLDDLEYYSSEMHQASFVFPAAIHKALTGIARR, encoded by the coding sequence ATGTCGTGTTCAATGAATGATAACCAAGCTTTTAATGAAATGATGGTACATATTCCTTTATGTACACATAAAGAACCTTCAAATATTTTAATAATTGGTCAAACAAGTCCTGCTTTAAAAAAAGAAGCAGAAAAACACAATGCAAATATTGAATATGGAGATATTACTTTTTTAAATTCTAAAAATGAAAAAAATATTGATGCAATTATTTTAACAGATGTAAAACTAGATGAATTAGTTTTAGCAAATATTGATAGAATTTTAAAAGATGATGGACTAATTACATTTTCTACTCAAAGTTTTCAAAGTGATGAAGATAAATTAAAAGAAGATTTACAATTAGTAGGATCTAAATTTTGGATAGCTATGCCATTTAGATTTGGACACAATACTTCAATAATTGCCTCTAAAAAATATCATCCAACGGCTGATTTAGTTTTACAAAGATCAGATTTATTAGATGATTTAGAATACTACTCATCAGAGATGCACCAAGCTTCATTTGTATTTCCTGCAGCTATTCACAAAGCATTAACAGGAATAGCAAGAAGATAA
- the dapF gene encoding diaminopimelate epimerase has product MTYTKYSASGNDFVIFHSFIKKDYSQEAIKLCNRTEGIGADGLIVLVPHEKYDFEWLFYNSDGSHAAMCGNGTRACAHYAYTNGLASSKMQFLTGAGVIESTVEENIVETQLTKPVILKEEFEQEGFTWYIVDTGVPHLVTIVEDLEKYDHNLASKMRYEHNANVNFAKIQDGKVYVRTYERGVEGETLACGTGMAACFLRANSLGLVGNIAKVYPKSKEELTLTKKDETLYFKGAVKKVFTTSIN; this is encoded by the coding sequence ATGACTTATACAAAATATAGTGCAAGTGGGAATGACTTTGTAATTTTCCACTCATTTATAAAAAAAGATTATTCACAAGAAGCTATTAAATTATGTAATAGAACTGAAGGTATTGGTGCAGATGGACTTATAGTTTTAGTTCCACATGAAAAATATGATTTTGAGTGGCTTTTTTATAATAGTGATGGTAGCCATGCAGCTATGTGTGGGAATGGTACAAGAGCTTGTGCACATTATGCTTATACAAATGGTTTAGCTTCTTCTAAAATGCAGTTTTTAACAGGTGCAGGAGTAATTGAATCAACAGTTGAAGAAAATATTGTTGAAACACAACTTACTAAACCAGTTATACTTAAAGAGGAGTTTGAACAAGAAGGGTTTACTTGGTATATAGTTGATACAGGCGTTCCACACTTAGTTACTATTGTTGAAGATTTAGAAAAATATGACCATAATCTTGCTTCTAAAATGAGATATGAACATAATGCAAATGTAAACTTTGCAAAAATACAAGATGGTAAAGTTTATGTAAGAACTTATGAAAGAGGTGTTGAGGGTGAAACCCTAGCTTGTGGAACAGGTATGGCTGCTTGTTTTTTAAGAGCAAATAGCTTAGGGTTAGTTGGAAATATTGCTAAAGTTTATCCAAAGAGTAAAGAAGAATTAACACTTACAAAAAAAGATGAAACACTATACTTTAAAGGTGCTGTAAAAAAAGTTTTTACAACATCAATAAATTAA
- the coaE gene encoding dephospho-CoA kinase (Dephospho-CoA kinase (CoaE) performs the final step in coenzyme A biosynthesis.): MSNDLFKNAIALTGGISTGKSTVCNLLKLHGFLTIDADKIAHKLLDENSNEIIKMFGEQYVKDGKVLRKELGKIIFSNEDNKLKLEALLHPKIKDEIIKESRIFEEANKPYFIDIPLFFEKMHYPIPKSLVIYTPKELQIQRLMKRDNIDEKEAILKISNQMDIEKKKQLADFVIDNSKDLKNLQNEVERVIGEII, encoded by the coding sequence ATGAGTAATGATTTATTTAAAAATGCAATAGCCTTAACAGGTGGAATTTCAACAGGTAAAAGTACAGTTTGTAACCTTTTAAAACTTCATGGATTTTTAACAATTGATGCAGATAAAATCGCCCATAAACTTTTAGATGAGAATAGTAATGAAATTATCAAAATGTTTGGGGAACAGTATGTAAAAGATGGAAAAGTTTTAAGAAAAGAGTTAGGAAAAATAATCTTTTCAAATGAAGATAATAAACTAAAACTTGAAGCTTTATTACATCCTAAAATCAAAGATGAAATTATTAAAGAGTCAAGAATTTTTGAAGAGGCAAATAAACCCTACTTTATAGATATACCTCTATTTTTTGAAAAAATGCACTATCCAATTCCTAAATCTTTAGTAATTTATACTCCAAAAGAGTTACAAATACAAAGACTAATGAAAAGAGATAATATTGATGAAAAAGAAGCAATATTAAAAATCTCAAATCAAATGGATATTGAAAAGAAAAAACAATTGGCTGATTTTGTAATAGATAATTCTAAAGATTTAAAAAATTTACAAAATGAAGTTGAAAGAGTTATTGGGGAGATAATATGA